gggatagtacagttgtatagaaggagggatagtacagttgtatagaaggagggatagtacagttgtattgatatagaaggagggatagtgcagttgtattgatatagaaggagggatagtacagttgtatagaaggagggatagtacagttgtatagaaggagggatagtacagttgtattgatattgaatgagggatagtacagttgtattgatatagaaggagggatagtacagttgtatagaaggagggatagtacagttgtatagaaggagggatagtacagttgtatagaaggagggatagtacagttgtatagaaggagggatagtacagttgtattgatatacaaggagggatagtacagttgtattgaaggagggatagtacagttgtattgatatagaaggagggatagtacagttgtattgaaggagggatagtaccgttgtattgaaggagggatagtacagttgtattgaaggagggatagtacagttgtattgaaggagggatagtacagttgtatagaaggagggatagtacagttgtattgatatagaaggagggatagtacagttgtatagaaggagggatagtacagttgtattgatatagaaggagggatagtacagttgtatagaaggagggatagtacagttgtattgaaggagggatagtaccgttgtattgaaggagggatagtacagttgtatagaaggagggatagtacagttgtatagaaggagggatagtacagggTCCATTTCACTACACCGGGGACTGGGGTCCATTTCACCACACAGGGACTGGGGTCCATTTCACCACACAGGGACTGGGGTCCATTTCACCACACAGGGACTGGGGTCCATTTCACTACACAGGGACTGGGGTCCATTTCACCACACAGTGACTGGGGTCCATTTCACTACACAGGGACTGGGGTCCATTTCACTGCACAGGGACTGGGGTCCATTTCACCACACAGGGACTGGGGTCCATTTCACTACACAGGGACTGGGGTCCATTTCACTACACAGGGACTGAGGTCCATTTCACCACACAGGGACTGGGGTCCATTTCACTACACAGGGACTGGGGTCCATTTCACCACACAGGGACTGGGGTCCATTTCACTACACCAGGGACTGGGGTCCATTTCACTACACCAGGGACTGGGGTCCATTTCACTACACAGGGACTGGGGTCCATTTCATCACACAGGGACTGGGGTCCATTTCACCACACCAGGGACTGGGGTCCATTTCACTACACAGGGACTGGGGTCCATTTCACTACACAGGGACTGGGGTCCATTTCACCACACAGGGACTGGGGTCCATTTCACTACACCAGGGACTGTGGTCCATTTCACCACACAGGGACTGGGGTCCATTTCACTACACCAGGGACTGGGGTCCATTTCACTACACCAGTGACTGGGGTCCATTTCACCACACAGGGACTGGGGTCCATTTCACTACACAGGGACTGGGGTCCATTTCACAAAACAGGGACTGTGGTCCATTTCACCACACAGGGACTGGGGTCCATTTCACTACACAGGGACTGGGGTCCATTTCACCACATAGGGACTGGGGTCCATTTCACTACACCGGGGACTGGGGTCCATTTCACTACACAGGGACTGGGGTCCATTTCACTACACAGGGACTGGGGCCCATTTCACTACACCAGGGACTGGGGTCCATTTCACTACACAGGGACTGGGGTCCATTTCATCACACAGGGACTGGGGTCCATTTCACCACACCAGGGACTGgggtccatccatccatcctgtagTTGTTGTCATGATGGTGGCGTAGCGCAGGGCGACCAGGCGTTAGATAAGGAGGAGATAAATATAGAGACCCTGCTTTGTGTTCTTAATCCGGCCACAGGCTAGTGGCCAAGGAAGTAGCGTTTTAAATAGGTCAGCAACATCTTCTTTAGTCAGAGacaacactaacacactctctctggctttcagaggagaagggggggctgagtgtgtgtggagggggggttaAGTGTATGTGTTGAGAGGAGAAGGGGGGctgagtgtgtgtggaggggggggttaagtgtgtgtgttgagaggagaaggggggctgagtgtgtgtggaggggggggttaagtgtgtgtgtggagggggggggggctgagtgtgtgtggaggggggggttaagtgtgtgtgttgagaggagaagggggggctgagtgtgtgtggaggggggggttaagtgtgtgtgttgagaggagaagggggggctgagtgtgtgtggagggggttggagacaacactaacacactctcTCTGGCTTTCAGTCAGAGGAGAAGGGGGGGatgagtgtgtgtggaggggggggggaaatgaacattcaattctctggcaacaattctggtggacattcctgcagtcaacatgccaattgcaacGCTCCCCTCAAAACTTCTGtgatattgtgttgtgtgacaaaacttcacattttagagtggctttttattgtccccagcacaaggtgcacctgtgtaatgatcatgctgtttaatcagcttcttgatatgccacatctttcaggtggatggatgtatttggcaaaggagagatgctcacttacagggatgGAAACAAATTTGTCCAAAAACAttgtgagaaataagctttttgtgcatatttctgggatattttactACATTGGTAATAACACtttaccaacactttacatgtttgtgttttatattttcgTTCAAAATGGTAAGAATTTGTGAATGCGTCTTAGATGGTCGCTGTCGACCTTCCTGTGGTCCTGAACTTCAGTTCTGATACGGTCGCTGTCCACTGTCCTGTGGTGTTGAACTTCACAGTTCTGATACGGTCGCTGTCCACCGTCCTGTGGTCCTGAACTTCACAGTTCTGATACGGTCGCTGTCCACTGGTCCTGAACTTCACAGTTCTGATACAGTCGCTGTCCACTGTCCTGTGGGCCTGAACTTCAGTTCTGATACGGTCGCTGTCCACTGTCCTGTGGTGCTGAAATTCACAGTTCTAATACGGTCGCCGTCCACTGTCCTGAAATTCACAGTTCTGATACGGTCGCTGTCCGCAGGTCCTGAACTTCACAGTTCTGATACGGTCGCCGTCCACTGTCCTGAACTTCACAGTTCTGATACAGTCACTGTCCACTGTCCTGTGGACCTGAACTTCAGTTCTAATACGGTCGCTGTCCACTGTCCTGAACTTCACAGTTGTGATACGGTCGCTGTCCACTGTCCTGAACTTCACAGTTCTGATACGGTCGCTGTCCACTGTCCTGTGGTGCTGAAATTCACAGTTCTGATACGGTCGCTGTCCGCAGGTCCTGAACTTCACAGTTCTAATACGGTCGCTGTCCACTGGTCCTAAACTTCACAGTTCTGATACGGTCGCTGTCCACTGGACCTGAACTTCAGTTCTAATACGGTCGCTGTCCACTGTCCTGTGGTCCTGAACTTCACAGTTCTGATACGGTCGCTGTCCGAACGGTCCTGAACTTCACAGTTCTAATACGGTCGCTGTCCACTGGTCCTAAACTTCACAGTTCTGATACGGTCGCTGGCCGCTTCAGTGGAGCTGAAACAGCTTAGTCTGCAATCATTCACACTGAGGAGGCTGCTGCTCTGATACACAACAGACCCAGTCTTTACCACTGATGAGGCTGCTGCTCAAATACACAACAGACCCAGTCTTTACCACCGAGGAGGCTGCTGCTCTGATACACAACAGACCCAGTCTTTACCACTGAGGAGGCTGCTGCTCTAATACACAACAGACCCAGTCTTTACCACTGAGGAGGCTGCTGCTCTAATACACAACAGACCCAGTCTTTACCACTGAGGAGGCTGCTGCTCTGATACACAACAGACCCAGTCTTTACTACTGAGGAGGCTGCTGCTCTAATACACAACAGACCCAGTCTTTACCACTGAGGAGGCTGCTGCTCTGATACACAACAGACCCAGTCTTTACCACTGAGGAGGCTGATGCTCTAATACACAACAGACCCAGTCTTTACTGCTGCTCTGATACACAACAGACCCAGTCTTTACCACTGAGGAGACTGCTGCTCtaatacacaacagacacagtcTTTACTGCTGCTCTAATACACAACAGACCCAGTCTTTACTGCTGCTCTAATAGACAACAGACCCAGTCTTTACTGCTGCTCTAATATCTAATCTGGTGgttggagggagggggtggggggccaCCTGGTGGTTGGAGGAAGGGGGTGGGGGGCCACCTGGTGgttggagggagggggtggggggccacctggtggttggagggagggggtggggggccacctggtggttggagggagggggtggggggcaaCCTGGTGGTTGCAGGAAGGGGGTGGGGGGCCACCTGGTGGTTGGAGGAAGGGGGTGGGGGGCCACCTGGTGGTTGGAAGGAGGGGGTGGGGGCCCTCTGGTGgttggagggagggggtggggggccacctggtggttggagggagggggtggggggcccTCTGGTGGTTGGAGGAAAGGGGTGGGGGGCCACCTGGTGgttggagggagggggtggggggccaGCTGGTGGTTGGAGGGAGTGATGAGGCATTAGAAGAGGGGTTAGAGGTTTAGTGAGGGGACAgcgagggagggggtggggggcccTCTGGTTGTttgagggagggggtgggggccCTCTGGCGGTTGGAAGGAGTGATGAGGCATTAGAAGAGGGGGTTAGAGGTTTAGTGAGGGGACGGGGAGGGAACTCTGGCTCCAGCAGTGATCCAGCTCCTAGCTGCCCCTCCAGGCCCCCAGGCTCCAGCTACTAATGAGAACAATCAGCGGAGCGGAGCAGACCGCTGACAGCTTAGCACTCGctgctgggagagagacagacactgctgggagagagacagacacactgctgggagagagacagacacactgctgggagagagagacacactgctgggagagactgacacactgctgggagagacagacacactgctaggagagagacacagacatactgctgggagagagacagacacactgctgggagagagacagacacactgctgggagagagagacacactgctgggagagagacagacacactgctgggagagagacacagacacgctgctgggagagagacagacacgctgctgggagagagacacagacacgctgctgggagagagacacagacacactgctaggagagagacagacacactgctgggagagagacagacacactgctgggagagagacagacacactgctgggagagagacagacacactgctgggagagagacagacacactgctgggagagagactggcacactgctgggagagagacacagacacactgctgggagagagacagacacactgctgggagagacacagacacactgctgcctgcctctctgtcttaCCCTGGTtggctctgtctgtctatctgtctgtctgtctgtctgcctgcctctctgtcttaCAATAAGCCTACCCACCTGTCTGTCTTACCaggctctgctctgtcctgtatCTGTCCTGTATCTGTCCTGTATCTGTCCTGTATCTGTCCTGCTTGGCTCTCTGTTTGCTGTCCAGCTATCTGCcttcctctggtctctctgtcaACATGGCCAGCCTGCcttcctctgctctgtctgtcaaCATGGCCGGCCTGCcttcctctgctctgtctgtcaaCATGGCCATTCTGCcttcctctgctctgtctgtcaaCATGGCCGGCCTGCcttcctctgctctgtctgtcaaCATGGCCATTCTGCcttcctctgctctgtctgtcaaCATGGCCGGCCTGCCttcctctgttctgtctgtcaacCTGGCCAGCCTGCTTTCCACTGCTCTGTCTGTCAACATGGCCGGCCTGCCttcctctggtctgtctgtcaacaTGGCCAGCCTGCcttcctctgctctgtctgtcaaCATGGCCGGCCTGCCttcctctgttctgtctgtcaacCTGGCCAGCCTGATTTCCTCTGCTCTTTCTGTCAACATGGCCGGCCTGCCttcctctgttctgtctgtcaacCTGGCCAGCCTGCtttcctctgctctgtctgtcaaCCTGGCCGGCCTGCTTTCCCCTGCTCTGTCTGTCAACATGGCCAGCCTGCtttcctctgctctgtctgtcaaCATGGCCGGCCTGCCTTCCTCTGGTCTGTCTGTTAACATGGCCAGCCTGCTttcctctggtctgtctgtcaacaTGGCCGACCTGCCttcctctggtctgtctgtcaacCTGGCCAGCCTGCCttcctctggtctgtctgtcaacaTGGCCAGCCTGCctttctctggtctgtctgtcaacaTGGCCAGCCTGCCttcctctggtctgtctgtcaacaTGGCCAGCCTGCTTTCCCCTGTTATGTGTGTCTGCATCCCGCCTGGCTATCCTTTTTAGCCTGCCTGCCCTGTGTGTCTGCCAGGATAGGACTGCAAGGCATTCAGCCATGGCAGGAAGGGCACTATGTCTGTCACCAAGCTGAGACCCCCTCCAGCCTCTCACCACCTCTTCTACATGTCAGACAATTAAAGCCAACACAGATAGATCACTGCCCGATGTGTCAGGGGGTATTTAAGGATCCTGTCCTGGGTCAGAGCTGAACTCTCATCTGAGGGCCTGGTATCTTCTCAGCACGGTGACTACTGGTTTGTTCTGGGACAGAGCTGAAGTCTCATCTGAGGGCCTGGTATCTTCTTCGCACCGTGAGGGCCTGGTATCTTCTTAGCACCGTACGGGCCTGGTATCTTCTCAGCACCGTACAGGCCTGGTATCTCCTCAGCACCGTACGGGCCTGGTATCTTCTCAGCACGGTGACTACTGGTTTGTTCTGGGACAGAGCTGAACTCTCATCTGAGGGCCTGGTATCTTCTTAGCACCGTGAGGGCCTGGTATCTTCTTAGCACCGTGAGGGCCTGGTATCTTCTCAGCACGGTGAGGGCCTGGTATCTTCTCGGCACAGTGAGGGCCTGGTATCTTCTCAGCACAGTGACTACTGGATTGTTCTGGGACAGAGCTGAACTCTCATCTGAGGGCCTGGTATCTTCTCAGCACCGTGAGGGCCTGGTATCTTCTTAGCACCGTGAGGGCCTGGTATCTTCTCAGCACGGTGACTACTGGTTTGTTCTGGGACAGAGCTGAACTCTCATCTGAGGGCCTGGTATCTTCTCAGCACGGTGAGGGCCTGGTATCTTCTTACCACAGTGAGGGCCTGGTATCTTCTTACCAAAGTGAGGGCCTGGTATCTTCTCAGCACCGTGAGGGCCTGGAATCTTCTCAGCACCGTGAGGGCCTGGTATCTTCTCAGCACCGTGAGGGCCTGGTATCTCCTCAGCACCGTGAGGGCCTGGTATCTTCTCAGCACCGTGAGGGCCTGGTATCTTCTTAGCACCGTGAGGGCCTGGTATCTTCTTAGCACCGTGAGGGCCTGGTATCTTCTCAGCATCGTGAGGGCCTGGTATCTTCTCAGCACCGTGAGGGCCTGGTATCTTCTCAGCACCGTGAGGGCCTGGTATCTTCTCAGCACCGTGAGGGCCTGGTATCTTCTCAGCACCGTGAGGGCCTGGTATCTTCTCAGCACCGTGAGGGCCTGGTATCTTCTTAGCACCGTGAGGGCCTGGTATCTTCTCAGCATGGTGACTACTGGTTTGTTCTGGGACAGAGCTGAACTCTCATCTGAGGGCCTGGTATCTTCTCAGCACCGTGAGGGCCTGGAATCTTCTTAGCACGGTGAGGGCCTGGTATCTTCTTAGCACCGTGAGGGCCTAGTATCTTCTCAGCACGGTGAGGGCCTGGTATCTTCTCAGCACCGTGAGGGCCTGGTATCTTCTTACCACGGTGAGGGCCTGGTATCTTCTTAGCACCGTGAGGGCCTAGTATCTTCTCAGCACGGTGAGGGCCTGGTATCTTCTCAGCACCGTGAGGGCCTGGTATCTTCTTACCACGGTGAGGGCCTGGTATCTTCTCAGCACGGTGAGGGACTGGTATCTTCTTAGCACCGTGAGGTACTGGTATCTTCTTAACACCGTGAGGGACTGGTATCTTCTCAGCACCGTGAGGGCCTGGTATCTTCTTAGCACCGTGAGGGCCTGGTATCTTCTTAACACCGCGAGGGACTGGTATCTTCTCAGCACCGTGAGGGCCTGGTATCTTCTCAGCACCGTCAGGGCCTGGTATCTTCTCAGCACCGTGAGGGCCTGGTATCTTCTCATCATTGTGAGGGCCTGGTATCTTCTCAGCACCGTGAGGGCCTGGTATCTTCTTAGCACCGTGAGGGCCTGGTATCTTCTCAGCATGGTGACTACTGGTTTGTTCTGGGACAGAGCTGAACTCTCATCTGAGGGCCTGGTATCTTCTCAGCACCGTGAGGGCCTGGTATCTTCTTAGCACTGTGAGGGCCTGGTATCTTCTTAGCACCGTGAGGGCCTGGTATATTCTCAAGCATGGTGAGGGCCTGGTATCTTCTTAGCACCGTGAGGGCCTAGTATCTTCTCAGCACGGTGAGGGCCTGGTATCTTCTCAGCACCGTGAGGGCCTGGTATCTTCTTACCACGGTGAGGGCCTGGTATCTTCTTAGCACCGTGAGGGCCTAGTATCTTCTCAGCACGGTGAGGGCCTGGTATCTTTTCAGCACCGTGAGGGCCTGGTATCTTCTCAGCACCGTGAGGGCCTGGTATCTCCTCAGCACCGTGAGGGCCTGGTATCTTCTCAGCACGGTGAGGGCCTGGTATCTTCTCAGCACCGTGAGGGCCTGGTATCTCCTCAGCACCGTGAGGGCCTGGTATCTCCTCAGCACGGTGAGGGCCTGGTATCTTCTCAGCACGGTGAGGGCCTGGTATCTCCTCAGCACGGTGAGGGACTGGTATCTCCTCAGCACCGTGAGGGCCTGGTATCTCCTCAGCACCGTGAGGGCCTGGTATCTCCTCAGCACCATGAGGGCCTGGTATCTTCTCAGCACGGTGAGGGCCTGGTATCTTCTCAGCACCGTGAGGGCCTGGTATCTTCTTAGCACCGTGAGGGCCTGGTATCTTCTCAGCACGGTGAGGGACTGGTATCTTCTCAGCACCGTGAGGGCCTAGTATCTTCTCAGCACGGTGAGGGCCTGGTATCTCCTCAGCACGGTGAGGGCCTAGTATCTTCTCAGCACCGTGAGGGCCTGGTATCTTCTCAGCACCGTGAGGGCCTAGTATCTTCTCAGCACGGTGAGGGCCTGGTATCTTCTCAGCACGGTGAGGGCCTGGTATCTTCTCAGCACGGTGAGGGCCTGGTATCTTCTCAGCACCGTGAGGGCCTGGTATCTCCTCAGCACCGTGAGGGCCTGGTATCTCCTCAGCACCGTGAGGGCCTGGTATCTCCTCAGCACCGTGAGGGCCTGGTATCTCCTCAGCACGGTGAGGGCCTGGTATCTCCTCAGCACTGTGAGGGACTGGTATCTCCTCAGCACCGTGAGGGCCTGGTATCTCCTCAGCACGGTGAGGGCCTGGTATTTTCTCAGCACGGTGAGGGCCTGGTATCTCCTCAGCACCGTGAGGGACTGGTATCTCCTCAGCACCGTAAGGGCCTGGTATCTCCTCAGCACGGTGACTACTGGATTGAGTAGAGGGGGGAGGCCGTGTTAAAACAACATGATTAGAGGGGACATATTTATTTCCATTTGTTGTTTCAGATCTGATCTCTGATCTACAGTGTGGGGAACatagaagtagagttaggtggGACCTTAATCAATAGTCCCAAGGAGTTACCATATTGATCTTTAGAGATCAGAACATGTGGAGTGGCCCTGGGTGAACATGGTCATCATGCTAAATGGACATCTAGTTATACATCCAAGAATAATACAATATTAGAACATAAATGGTTTTgatattttaattacattttttttttaagaaattcAAACTCAAAGAATCAAAACTATGTATGTTGTGCTCTCCTCTCAGAGTCAAGATGTGGAAAAAACCATCCCCCCCTTCAGTTAGGAATGACAGATTGTCTAACAGAGAGACGTTTTCAAAGGCTTCTCAGACAGCGGTTGGTTGAACAGCTCTTTTGACATCAGGAATACTTATTACTTTCTCATCCGgggttcgttctctctctctcctctccccccctctctctctctctctctctgtctctctctgtctctatccagctctctctctctctcctcccccccccctctctctctctctctctctctctctctctctctctgtctctatccagctctctctctccctccctccctccctctctctctctgtctctctcggtatTATTTACTTTCccgagagagaccagggagcACGCGCGCTCATGGCTTAGCCTCGTCCGTTCCAAACACACAGTATTGTTTTATCGGCGGAGGGCGCGTTGGATTTGATCCAGCTTTAACTGCTGCTGCTTGTCAGTTCAGCCGTCGGGGTGAAACCGTTGGAGGGGTTATTGTTGTTGGTTCAACACTACAAGTATTTTCCGTTTTTATATTTATAAAGCCTATTTAATGGATACGGTATGGAGATAGCGCTGGTGAGTTTTGAGAACGGCGGAGCGAAAGGAAGCGGTGGCAATGCCGGAGATGTAGCCTGCCGTAACGCGCTGGATCACCCTCAACCTCCGCCGTTTGTCCAGAGTGGACTCAGCGAGCTGGGCTACAGCGGTCACAAAGAGATTAATACAATCGGGAGTCCCAAACCGAGGACGTGGAAAATCAACGATATGAATAACACTTTGAGTTGCAAGGAGAACGTGATGGATGCGCTCTGGCGCGCAGACCACAGTCCCCATCTGTTGGACGATGACATGTTGGATATTGAgcgcagagacatggacaacaacGAGAGGGTGCTGATCAACATCGCTGGGTTAAAGTACGAGACACAGCTAGGGACACTCAACCAGTTCCCCGAAACGTTACTGGGGGACCCCTATAAGAGGATCAAATACTTCGACCCGCTCCGGAACGAGTACTTTTTCGACCGTAACCGGCCAAGTTTCGACGGGATCTTATATTTCTATCAGTCGGGAGGTAAGATCAGACGACCTGTCAATGTGTCTATCGACGTGTTCGCCGATGAGATTCGGTTTTACCGACTAGGGGAAGAGGCCATGGAACGGTTTAGAGAAGACGAGGGATTTATTAAAGAGGAAGAGAAACCGCTACCGCAGAATGAGTTTCAGAAACAAGTCTGGCTCATATTCGAATACCCGGAGAGTTCCAGCCCGGCGCGAGGCATCGCTATCGTCTCAGTGCTAGTCATCACCATATCCATTATCACATTTTGCATGGAGACACTACCGGAGTTCAGGGACGAGAGGGAGCTACCGGTCACCAGTCGGCCTGGTAACAACACCGTTCCCCGTCCCTCTCTCACATTCACAGACCCTTTCTTCATAGTGGAAACCACTTGCGTGATATGGTTCACTTTTGAATTCATAGTGCGTTTCTTCGCCTGCCCCAGTAAGTCGGAGTTCTCCAAGACCGTCATGAACATCATAGACATCATGTCTATCCTGCCTTACTTCATCACGGTGGGCACAGAGCTGGCGGAGCAGCAGGTGGAGGAACCGCAGGAGCACGGCAACGGACAGACCATGTCTCTGGCCATCCTCAGAGTCATCCGGCTGGTCAGGGTGTTCAGGATCTTCAAGCTGTCCAGACACTCCAAGGGGCTTCAGATATTAGGACAAACCCTCAAAGCCAGTATGAGAGAGTTGGGGCTGCTCATTTTCTTCCTCTTCATCGGAGTCATCCTCTTCTCCAGCGCTGTGTTCTTCGCCGAAGCGGACGAGCCCGAATCGCATTTCTCCAGCATCCCCGACGCCTTCTGGTGGGCCGTGGTCACCATGACAACGGTGGGCTACGGGGACATGAGGCCGGTGACAGTGGGGGGGAAGATAGTGGGCTCTCTCTGCGCCATCGCCGGGGTGCTGACCATCGCGCTGCCGGTGCCTGTCATCGTGTCCAACTTTAACTATTTCTACCACAGGGAGACGGACCAGGACCAGTCTTCTCTGAAAGACGACCCGCCCAACAGCAGTCAGGACAGTCCTCAGTTAAAGAGGAAGGACAGTAAGGGATCTGCCAAGTCGGGAGACGAGGAGGACGGAACAGGAGCGGAGAAGGAGAATATCAAGGCTAACAGCAGCATGAACATTAAACGATCCCTTTACGCGTTCTGTCTGAACAAGACGGAGTCGGACCTGTAGTCcccacagacagactgacagacagtagtccccacagacagacagacagacagtagtccccacagacagacagacagacagacagtagtccccacagacagacagacagacagtagtccccacagacagacagacagacagacagacagacagacagacagacagacagacagacagacagacagacagacagacagtagtccccacagacagacagacagccagacagtagtccccacagacagacagacagacagtagtccccacagacagacagacagtagtccccacaaacagacagacagacagtagtccccacagacagacagacagtcagacacagacagacagtaagaatTCTCTTTTTATTACAGTGACTAATTGAATAGAGAGCAGTGTGTTTTGCTGCGGTGATTTTCAAGCCTCTATCAGTGAGTTGATGTATAAAATCCCTCCTGGTATTAATGGATTTGGAGCCTAAACGAAAGCAGAGccatgagtcccaaatgacaccctattccctacacagtgcactacttctcgggcctatgggtcctggtctaaagtagtgtactatatagggaatagtgtgcatgggtcctggtctaaagtagtgcactatatagggaatagtgtgcatgggtcctggtctaaagtagtgcactatatagggaatagggtgcatgggtcctggtctaaagtagtgcactatatagtgaatagggctctggtctaaagtagtgtactatatagggaatagggctctggtctaaagtagtgcactatatagggaataaggctctggtctaaagtagtgcactatatagggaatagggtcctggtctaaagtagtgcactatatagggaatagggttctggtctaaagtagtgcactatatagggaatagggtgcatgggtcctggtctaaagtagtgtactatatagggaatagggtgcatgggtcctggtctaaagtagtgcactatatagggaatagggtgcatgggccctggtctaaagtagtgcactatatagggaataaggtgcatgggccctggtctaaagtagtgcactatatagggaatagggtgtttcTGCTGGCGCAGTCCAAGGATCAATCCTGAAAAGTTTTAGAGAAATGAGAGTTGATTTATAAAAAGCCCTTTATAATCTTCTTGATCTggtaaaacaacacacacacacacacacacacacacacacacacacacacacacacacatattggttCTCCACATTAACATAAAATACACACAACCCTAGATAGCCTGGGTCCCTATATTAACATAAAATACACACAGCCCTAGATAGCCTGGGTCCCTACATTAACTTAAAATACACACAACCCTAGATAGCCTGGG
Above is a genomic segment from Oncorhynchus clarkii lewisi isolate Uvic-CL-2024 chromosome 33, UVic_Ocla_1.0, whole genome shotgun sequence containing:
- the LOC139392694 gene encoding potassium voltage-gated channel subfamily A member 1-like; this encodes MEIALVSFENGGAKGSGGNAGDVACRNALDHPQPPPFVQSGLSELGYSGHKEINTIGSPKPRTWKINDMNNTLSCKENVMDALWRADHSPHLLDDDMLDIERRDMDNNERVLINIAGLKYETQLGTLNQFPETLLGDPYKRIKYFDPLRNEYFFDRNRPSFDGILYFYQSGGKIRRPVNVSIDVFADEIRFYRLGEEAMERFREDEGFIKEEEKPLPQNEFQKQVWLIFEYPESSSPARGIAIVSVLVITISIITFCMETLPEFRDERELPVTSRPGNNTVPRPSLTFTDPFFIVETTCVIWFTFEFIVRFFACPSKSEFSKTVMNIIDIMSILPYFITVGTELAEQQVEEPQEHGNGQTMSLAILRVIRLVRVFRIFKLSRHSKGLQILGQTLKASMRELGLLIFFLFIGVILFSSAVFFAEADEPESHFSSIPDAFWWAVVTMTTVGYGDMRPVTVGGKIVGSLCAIAGVLTIALPVPVIVSNFNYFYHRETDQDQSSLKDDPPNSSQDSPQLKRKDSKGSAKSGDEEDGTGAEKENIKANSSMNIKRSLYAFCLNKTESDL